The sequence below is a genomic window from Neodiprion pinetum isolate iyNeoPine1 chromosome 7, iyNeoPine1.2, whole genome shotgun sequence.
CGTCTCAAAGCCGCCAACCCAGAATACGAAGGCCTGTGCAGCTCCTTCCAGCATTGTGATCTTGTCGGTTGAAGGCACTGCAGCGTTCTCAGAtaagttttaaatttttactttcttagACCCTCGAGAAGGAAGTAATCAGTCACCTACTTGCGTCCGGCTGCGCGTCCTTTTCATCGTCAGGATTGACGTAGCCCTTGGTCAGCAGTTGGATAACGAGTTCCATAAAGTCCTTTCGAACCACATTATTGGCCGTTCTATATTCGACGGTGTCCTTGAAGGCGTTTATTATGAAATTGGAAGCGCCTTCGTCGAGAAACTTGATCTTGAATAACTGCATGATCGATGGACACAGTGCCATCATTGTATTTTTTAGTGGATTAGGTTCGAGTAATTTACGACCCCAGGAGCGAAACTCTGCTTTCGGGTTCTCCAGGCTATTGCATTCGATACCGAAAGCGACTGAGGCGATTACATCAGTAGAGAATCTGCACTCGTAAATCAGAAACGACAAGTAATCATTTTGCTaagagaagtaaaaaacaCGAACAGTATGTAAATCTACGTCGATTATTACTTCGAATCTCTTCGGTCTGGATTGCCAAAGTTCTGATGATTCAAAATTTCTACTGGCTAGAACTCGCGGAAGGCTAAAGTTTTCGTATCGAACTTAACTGATTGCAAAGAATTTTCATTGCGCATAAAGCCATGTAGTTTCAAACAAAACTTCAAAATTAGAACCATTCGGACTGATGAGATCATTCGCTATAATCAGTCCGGATTTTTTGCACGTCCTCCAACTTACAAAGAAGGTATCCCAGATCAATCtttccgatttgatttcttttgaaataTGTTGTAGTAGACTAAAAATTAAGTGATACTACTGTCGATGATTTGATTGGACCTACCTGGCCATGAGATCCTTGACCTCAACGAGGTCGCTCTGGCTGGTCTCCGTGGCTATCCGCTTGCTGAGGTTGTCCGCAATATCCTTCACCGTCGTGAACATGTACTTTATTTTTCCAGTCGTGAAGGTTGGCGTGAACTTAACCCTGAGATGCCGCCATTTCGGACCACCAAGCAGGAACAGGTTACCTGTCATTGGGTCAAGCTGTTCGTTGTGATACATGCCGCGGTCCTGGAAGGCCGTGAATTCCTTCGTCATTATGAATCGAATTATCTCAGGATCGCAGACCACGAGGTTGGGTATGTGGAACGAGTAGACACCGAAGATGCGGTTCTTCCTGAATTTCAAATACAGGTCGCGCATCAGTTGACCTGCAATATGCAAACGATAAACCTTGAAATCGTATCTGTGACTGCTTTCCCctatagaataaaaaaaagtcacagTTCATTCTCCTTACCCACGGACAGTTTTGCTGTAAGTACTGGCCAGATAGTCCCAAACGGAACGACAGGTTCAGACTGCGCGATTCCTTTTGAACTCCAGTAATGGTAAGCGACATGTTTCAAGTAAAGATATATCGCACCGGCAATAGAAATTATTACTCCCAGAAACTGAAGGAACAAGTTTGCCGAAATGAGTCCCATCGTATTATAAACTTATCAGGGGTTCCACTGAACAAGAATACTTAATGATTTGTTTTGCCCAACGCACGATCTGAAATTACAGATGATCATTTTCTTGATGGATTTATGAAAATtctaataaatttatacacattaTTTATTCGGCACGTTATTCACACTTCGTACGATGAGTTTATGGCGATTTCTTTTCACTCTTCATCGCCTTTTGGGTTGTGACAAAAATATTGGTTTCGGTcgaaatcacttttttttttctaatttcaacgaattttaacgttttcaaacttctagaatccgaaaaacaagtttaaaaaaaaatttccgactaACTCCCAGGATGATCTCGGAAACGgctcaataaaaaaatccaaaacttACAGGATTTCACGATCAAATAACGATGATAAAAAACTGCCACGTCTCGTTCAATTTTAAGTTTTGGTTCTACCGGAAATGAATCGATTTCCAATGTATATCCGAAGCACTTGTATCCTTTCCTCTTTATTACCGTTTCAAAATAAACGATTACATTTTTCGGAGtgcatttaattattttttcaaaaatttattaatgtCTTGCTcgctcagaaaaaaaaatttttcttcaattcttatTTCAATACGTTTTCATTTTGTTGTCAAGTTCTGTcaaattcagatttttcattcaactattttcgaaatcatcgtgaaattttctcgGACAGACAGACGAACTCTTCCATTTTCATGGCGGCTAAAAGTATCGCGAAAAGAACTATTCGTAGGGCTTGTCATTCGTTATTATTGGTGCATGAATACTTTGTAAGAAGAAAATCTTAGATGAATTGCGGTTGGcatatttaattttcgttgaaatgatTCATTCCAAACGTAAAAACCGATTCGCACAGATTCGGGAAATTTAACGAAAGTTAATGTTCTATCTTTACAGATCCGACTTGTTTTTAATGCAATTATTGAATTATACCGCGCAAAAATTTAGATTAAAATCAATGTACAATAAACATGTATAACAAATCACTTTCGATCACTTGTCCAAAACCCACCGTCTGAATTACAGCGTATATTGGATTCTGGAGAATTCGGTCGATCTTTCGTATAATTCAGAGGTCTATTGTAcctatttaattttcttcaaacatttattcaagagaaataaaattcatttacatAACATTACGTACGTcttatttataaacaatttcaGAATCAGTTTAGAAAAATGCTCAACTTACGCATAAGGTGAAATATTATCGCAATCCAGGCAAGAATGGAACAGTTGTAGCCAACGACAATGACTACTGACTCAAGAAATTTCATCTGCAAATTCGCTTATCAAATCCCCTCTCCCAATACATGCCTAAAGAATCGGCGTGCTTAGattatgaatttcatcttGTCTGTAAATGAGATTGACCTTGTTGATGAAGTGCGTCGCACAACCAACGGTTAATAACGCTTATCGGTAGCAAGCGATAATCGGACGTAACAACTCGCAATGAGACTCAAATTTTTCGTACCTCATCCAACAATCGCATTCGAAAGTATATTTGATATGCGGGAGGCATTCGATACAGacaagataaataaatagataaataaattaaattaaattaaattaaattaaattttaaaaaaccatACATCATCTAATTTTactcgatttttattttcactcggtAGATTGAATCCTTATTGCAGAACAAGTGTAAACTTCAcgttgtatattataaaatgcTCGCTGAAAACAGCTGGAGGTCATTCCGTAGGTTTTATGCTGGTGAATAAAACAAGACACGTATTCTTCATGCAAAAATAgtcatcgatattttttattttacgatgCATTTAGTAAGCTTGACATGGTACGTACATGGTATATAGCTTTCAAGAGACAAGAGTGTCGTTGTgttgtgatatttttacaaaatcctAAAATTAAGTAGCTGAACACGCTAACAAGGTTTGAAATTGCTATATAAATGTTTTTAACGTAAGTTCAAgagttacaaaaaattttcgaaataaaatgagTATATCTTTACATCGCGAAAAATCAAGCCtgagaaacaatttatttcacaatacTTTTCATCGCCATGAAATGGGAAGAGTCAGATAAAGTTCTTCGTTGATCTCGAAAAcggtttgatgaaaaaaataaaattgcaaaattcgGAATGAATTGACTACGAAAATGCGGTTTTTCCTAAATTTTGAAGCACAGGTTGGACATTAGTTGATGTCAAACATACAGTCGACGAATATTCTAATCGCATTTCGCAAGTATTTCCTTCACATAGTTTTCCCAGCCAATTCGAATCCTATAGAAAAACATGTTGCGTCGAGAAGTAACGTTTTAACACTAAGTTAACGACACGAAGATTCTCATAAAATCCCTGAAGCCCCCTAagtacgtatatttttctcgtTAATTAATCCTACGTCACGATTTCGAAAACCGATTTGTGTATCATTATTGCAGTGCGTATTTACTAATGATGTTTGAGCAATTGAGTCTACTGCCAGAGGTGAAATAAAAGCCATTAGACATATACCGATGATGCCGCCTGATATGTAAGATGCACTCGTCATCGCACAAGTCAATCCAAATTTCTATAAATACTAGATTTTGAATCAAATGCATTCGCGAGCCGATGACGAATATATTGCAAATGCACGAGAGGTGAGAAAGACTCTGCCTGCAATGTGTACACGACACTTTATGTAACAAAAGTATGGTTTACAAGTTTCTTTTGCAGTGGGATACAAAAAAGATCACTTTTTACTACCAAGACGTAAAAGTGTGCTTTTTTGTAATCCgatgatcttttttttttgttgtgcCGCAGAAATGATTACTTCACGTACGGAACTCAGGGAAAAAATTACGGGTTAACCACACTGGCGTTATATAAAGTCAATTGATAAATTCTAGAACAAATAACAGACTGTAGCAGAgatattacaataaattggCGTACGAAGAAGTGTGAATAAAATGACAAGGAAATGGCATGATTGGGACTGTTTGGAATTCATTGTGCTTGTGAGTAAATCGATGTAGCCAAATAAATATAACCTTGGTTTAAgttgtacatgtatatgccTGAGTAACTGTGAAGGCTAATCATTATTAATGTACTGTGGTGCCAATTGGTCTGCTGCAACTATATATAATTACTTTTCAAGGTTCGTATAGTCGATTATACTCACTTTTGGAGatgacaaagaaaaacaaaacatgaATAATGACGAATGAAAGGATGTATAatgaattataataacaattctCTAAAAaagatcaatttatttttgcagtACAAAAGAGAACAACTGCAAAAGTTTCCAAGCATCTAATTACGTTCTTCGACTCGCAGTGGCACTCCACCAACTGACATGAGTAGGAAATTTCCTGTATCCACAGGTAGGGGTACTTTGGTCTCTGGTGCTGGTTTGAAACGATACTTGGAAAGCAGGGTGATGAGACTgattttcgtttgaaaaagGCCGAACCTCATACCTGTGAAAAAGTTAAAGCAATTCAGCGGATCTGTATCTTAGTCGAGATCGTAGTTGAAACTCACCGATGCAATTCCTGGGGCCTTCGCCAAACGGAAGATAAGCATAACGATGTCTCTTGGCGATGTTCTCCTCGCTGAATCGTTCCGGGTCGAATTTCTCCGGGTCAGGGTAAATGTCAGGGTTCCAATGGATCCCCATCACGGGAAATACTATCGGGGTTCCGGTTGGGACAACGAATCCGGTTTCTGGCAACTCGACTTCCCTGTTGCACTCTCTGTTCAACATTGGGAAGGAAGGATATTTCCTGAGGGTTTCTGCAAAACGTGGATTATGAACACTTTGGTTATAGGCATGTCCGTAATTCGGATGGTACGGATGattgtttttaaatacttCTAGTTGGCTGACCTGAAACCACTTTGTCAAGATAGGGCATTTCCGCGATTGCGTCGTAAGTCAAACCTCCAAACTTTTCTAGAACGATGTCAATTTCTCTAAAAAGTTTCTCCTGGATGTCCGGATTCATCGCCATCTCGTAGAGACAGTGAGTCGCGGTCGAAGAAGAAGTCTCGAAACCGCCAACCCAGAAAACGAAGGCCTGAGCCGCTCCTTCCAGCATAGTGATCTTCTCACTCGCAGAGGCTAGATCGTTAAGGAACATATTCTAAAATTTTGCTCGATTAGAATCTTGGGGGGGGGGATA
It includes:
- the LOC124223736 gene encoding uncharacterized protein, with translation MGFVSANLLLQLLGIIITIVGAIYLYLKHVAYHYWNAKGIPQAEPVIPFGNLWPVLTAKKSIGQLMGELYLDFRKNRIFGVYSFYKPTLVVCDPEIIKFMMTKEFTAFQDRGMFHNEKIDPMSGHLFLLGGPKWKRLRAKFTPTFTTGKIKQMFPTVKEIADNLEKRMRKEANQSSVVEVKDLVARFSTDVIASVAFGIDCNSLENPDAEFRAWGRKFLEPQPVKNVMMTLCPSIMMMLHFKTVDDGTCNFIINTFNDTVKYRTENNVVRKDFMDLVIQLMTKGYVKSDDGKDTERDPASASEKITMLEGAAQAFVFWVGGFETSSSTATHCLYEMAMNPDIQEKLFREIDIVLEKFGGLTYDAIAEMPYLDKVVSETLRKYPSFPMLNRECNREVELPETGFVVPTGTPIVFPVMGIHWNPDIYPDPEKFDPERFSEENIAKRHRYAYLPFGEGPRNCIGMRFGLFQTKISLITLLSKYRFKPAPETKVPLPVDTGNFLLMSVGGVPLRVEELYNTMGLISANLFLQFLGVIISIAGAIYLYLKHVAYHYWSSKGIAQSEPVVPFGTIWPVLTAKLSVGQLMRDLYLKFRKNRIFGVYSFHIPNLVVCDPEIIRFIMTKEFTAFQDRGMYHNEQLDPMTGNLFLLGGPKWRHLRVKFTPTFTTGKIKYMFTTVKDIADNLSKRIATETSQSDLVEVKDLMARFSTDVIASVAFGIECNSLENPKAEFRSWGRKLLEPNPLKNTMMALCPSIMQLFKIKFLDEGASNFIINAFKDTVEYRTANNVVRKDFMELVIQLLTKGYVNPDDEKDAQPDAMPSTDKITMLEGAAQAFVFWVGGFETSSSTATHCLYEMAMNPDIQDKLAEEMNMVLEKFGGLSYDAIMEMTYLHKVVSETLRKYPSIPVLNRECNREIELPGTGFVVPVGTPILFPILGIHWDPEYYPEPEKFDPERFSEENIAKRHRYAYLPFGEGPRNCIGMRFGLLQTKIGLITLLSKYRLKPGPDTKSPLVMDTGNFLQMPLGGMKLRVEERC